The bacterium DNA window GCCGATGAGTTGGCCGAGTTCGGGTTCCGGTGGTTCTCGCCCCAGCGCCTCGACGAGGTTCGCGACTTCCTCAGCTGCCCCGACGCCGACCTGTTGGACCAGAATCAAGCCATCGCCCAGCAGCACTTCTCCCTTGAGAGGGTGCGATCCGACCTAGTCGCCCTCTTGGACGACGCCGGGTGGCTTCCGTGAGCGCCGACAATCTGGCTGCCCGCCGCCACCGCATCGCCCGGTTGACCGCAACCGGCCAGCGGCTGGGCTACCTCCTGTACCTGGCCGCGACCACCCTGTTCTTCACCGGCTTCGCCACCAGGTTCCACAGCCCCCTGGTCACCGCCATCATCGTTTGCCTCGTGGTCGGCTCCCTCGTCCTGGCCCCCGCCATCATCTTCTCCTACGCCGTAAGAGCCGCCGACCGCGATGACCCGTTGAGCTAAGGACTTATGTCAATCGGCTCTTCAGGCAACCGACCGGCAACTACGTCAGGCAAGAACTCCCGCAATCGCTCGGGCAACACCTGATCATCAGAAGCCAGCAGCTCGTCCAGGGTCCACCAGCGCGCATCCTCGAACGCCGCCGCCTCCAGAGCTTCGAGATGCTGGGGGTTCCACTCGCCCCCATCGGCGCACCAGGCCACATGGATGCGCTCATTTGAGTCGAAGTGGATGCCCGCGAAATCGAACTCCACGTGCTGGGTCCAGATGCAGGGACCCACTTCTACGTCGGCGAACCCCGCCTCTTCCCACAGCTCGCGACGAGCGGCCTGGGCCGAATCCTCCCCCGGCCCCAGACCACCCCCGGGAATCTCCCACCACGGCCCCTTGCGGGGGTCGATGGGATCGCTGGCCTGCATCAGAAA harbors:
- a CDS encoding NUDIX domain-containing protein, with the translated sequence MAWTLRRPAARVVLLDRHGRIFLMQASDPIDPRKGPWWEIPGGGLGPGEDSAQAARRELWEEAGFADVEVGPCIWTQHVEFDFAGIHFDSNERIHVAWCADGGEWNPQHLEALEAAAFEDARWWTLDELLASDDQVLPERLREFLPDVVAGRLPEEPIDISP